One part of the Fimbriimonadia bacterium genome encodes these proteins:
- a CDS encoding tyrosine-type recombinase/integrase has product MTQLVPSAQALGFNGLPVQASSDDQLIDLWLYGKSAHTCRAYEADLRRFRAFTGRTLAQVTLGDLQGFAESLTGSDATRRRTVASVKSVLTFGQKLGYLPFNIGAALQVKAQRDTLAERILSEADVQRMLALETDPRNHALLRFMYATAVRNSEVAGLRWRNLQPTDHGCGVANIHGKGNKTRTIRVEAGPWQEVCALRREGSTADSPVFLSRRGGALNESQVFRIVRAAAERAGIEATVSPHWMRHAHASHALDRGAPVSLVQATLGHSSIATTGRYLHARPGESSGRYLSA; this is encoded by the coding sequence ATGACTCAGCTAGTCCCAAGTGCCCAAGCACTCGGCTTCAATGGCCTTCCCGTCCAAGCATCGAGTGACGACCAACTCATCGACCTTTGGCTGTATGGGAAGTCCGCACACACGTGCCGGGCATACGAGGCGGACCTGAGGCGCTTTCGCGCTTTCACCGGCCGAACGCTGGCCCAGGTCACGCTGGGGGACCTCCAAGGCTTTGCGGAAAGCCTGACGGGCAGCGACGCCACCCGCCGCCGCACGGTGGCGTCTGTGAAGTCCGTGCTGACCTTTGGCCAGAAGCTGGGATACCTGCCCTTCAACATCGGCGCCGCACTCCAGGTCAAGGCGCAGCGCGACACGCTGGCCGAACGGATTCTGTCCGAGGCCGATGTGCAGCGGATGCTGGCATTGGAGACCGACCCGCGTAACCACGCCCTTCTTCGGTTCATGTACGCGACGGCCGTCCGGAACAGCGAAGTTGCCGGACTGCGTTGGCGGAACCTGCAACCAACGGACCACGGGTGCGGTGTGGCGAACATCCACGGCAAGGGGAACAAGACGCGCACGATTCGTGTCGAGGCCGGGCCATGGCAGGAAGTCTGTGCGCTTCGCAGAGAAGGAAGCACCGCCGACTCTCCGGTGTTCCTATCGCGGCGTGGTGGGGCACTCAACGAGTCACAGGTGTTCCGCATCGTGCGGGCGGCGGCGGAACGGGCGGGCATCGAAGCGACAGTCAGCCCTCACTGGATGCGTCACGCCCATGCAAGCCACGCACTCGACCGAGGGGCACCGGTCTCGTTGGTTCAGGCCACTCTGGGGCATTCGTCAATCGCAACCACCGGACGATACCTCCATGCGCGTCCGGGAGAGTCGAGTGGCCGGTACCTGTCGGCCTGA
- a CDS encoding helix-turn-helix domain-containing protein → MTTYTTKQAALILGISERAVRKATGRGYLKHTIGEVGFGITGRIFTPEDLTQYIERRRALFGRPINSTIVAGSL, encoded by the coding sequence TTGACCACGTACACCACCAAACAGGCAGCTCTAATCCTTGGCATCAGCGAACGCGCTGTGCGAAAGGCTACCGGGCGCGGATACCTCAAGCACACGATTGGAGAAGTTGGGTTCGGTATTACCGGGCGCATCTTCACGCCGGAAGACCTCACCCAGTACATCGAACGGCGAAGGGCCCTGTTCGGTCGCCCCATTAACAGCACGATTGTCGCAGGCAGCCTGTAG